One stretch of Candidatus Baltobacteraceae bacterium DNA includes these proteins:
- a CDS encoding methylated-DNA--[protein]-cysteine S-methyltransferase gives MTERLRQCLDDFRANTQCTASPEFTSATLDRLGLADRYTTLESVIGPVYVAWNPRGVSAVRQADGTEAFERWFRKRFTRRALPAENIPSIVEDVRRALAGEDVKLDIDLRDCTPFEAAVLHKAQEIPSGHARPYAWVARELDNPRAVRAVGSALANNPVPLLIPCHRVVRSDYATGEYVFGSAKKRELLEHEGLHVHEIEELAKRGIRYIGQPQDNCFCLPTCGPDLIADHNPEHVELHSVDEALAMGLEPCATCRPIAA, from the coding sequence ATGACGGAACGTCTTCGTCAGTGTCTCGACGACTTTCGCGCGAACACGCAGTGCACGGCATCGCCTGAGTTTACATCGGCGACACTCGACCGGCTGGGACTCGCGGATCGTTACACGACCCTCGAAAGCGTAATCGGTCCCGTGTACGTTGCTTGGAATCCGCGCGGGGTCTCCGCCGTTCGACAGGCCGATGGTACGGAGGCCTTCGAACGCTGGTTCCGCAAGCGCTTCACGCGCCGCGCGCTCCCGGCTGAAAACATTCCGTCGATCGTTGAGGATGTGCGGCGCGCGCTCGCCGGTGAAGACGTGAAGCTCGACATCGACTTGCGTGACTGCACGCCTTTCGAAGCAGCCGTCTTGCACAAAGCGCAAGAGATTCCGAGCGGCCATGCCCGTCCGTATGCGTGGGTCGCACGCGAGCTGGATAATCCGCGCGCAGTGCGTGCCGTCGGCAGTGCACTCGCGAACAATCCTGTGCCGCTCTTGATTCCTTGCCATCGCGTCGTGCGCAGTGACTACGCTACGGGCGAATACGTTTTCGGCTCCGCAAAGAAACGGGAATTGCTCGAACACGAGGGCTTGCACGTGCATGAAATCGAGGAGCTCGCGAAGCGCGGGATTCGCTACATCGGTCAACCGCAAGACAATTGCTTCTGCTTGCCGACCTGCGGACCGGATTTGATCGCGGATCACAATCCGGAACATGTCGAGCTGCACAGCGTTGATGAGGCGTTGGCAATGGGTCTCGAACCGTGCGCGACATGCCGTCCGATTGCGGCCTAG
- the ligD gene encoding non-homologous end-joining DNA ligase, with amino-acid sequence MASVKTALAVDGRTLAVTNLDKVIFPKDKITKGQLIAYYRAVAPYILPYTKGRPLTLERYPNGVDKPGWWEKQIPKGLPDWVPTVHVQAEYGRTGKVEFMLCNDEATLAYVANLAAITLHVWTSREPKLDHPDFLLVDLDRGDDCTLATLCSVALLFRDTVESIGLRALVKTTGGSGLHVIVPLEPRYDYEIIKGFSELLGRRIHEQAPETTTLERSVRRRPSGTVYLDYVQVGRGKTLVPPFAVRARDGAPVSFPLTWPQVEKLRKKRVPDPSKEWERWNLETVPALLRKDGDAWKGQWRGQRLERALQKARKLWG; translated from the coding sequence ATAGCCAGCGTCAAGACCGCGCTCGCGGTCGACGGCCGCACGCTTGCGGTTACCAATCTGGACAAAGTGATCTTTCCAAAAGACAAGATCACGAAGGGTCAGCTGATCGCGTACTATCGCGCGGTCGCGCCCTATATTCTGCCGTACACGAAAGGCCGACCGCTGACGCTCGAACGTTATCCGAACGGCGTTGACAAGCCCGGATGGTGGGAGAAGCAGATTCCCAAAGGTCTTCCGGATTGGGTTCCAACCGTCCACGTGCAAGCCGAGTACGGACGCACCGGTAAGGTCGAGTTCATGTTATGCAACGATGAAGCGACGCTTGCGTACGTTGCGAATCTCGCCGCGATCACGCTGCACGTTTGGACGTCGCGCGAACCCAAACTCGATCACCCGGATTTTCTCTTGGTCGATCTCGATCGCGGCGACGATTGTACGCTGGCTACACTGTGCAGCGTCGCGCTGCTCTTTCGCGACACCGTCGAGTCGATCGGCCTGCGGGCGCTGGTAAAGACGACGGGCGGTAGCGGTCTGCACGTCATCGTCCCGCTCGAACCCCGCTATGACTACGAGATCATCAAGGGTTTCTCGGAGCTGCTCGGACGCCGCATCCACGAACAGGCCCCGGAGACGACAACGCTCGAAAGGTCGGTGCGCAGACGTCCTTCCGGTACGGTCTATCTCGACTATGTCCAGGTCGGCCGGGGAAAGACGCTGGTGCCGCCGTTCGCGGTGCGAGCACGGGATGGGGCTCCGGTCTCGTTCCCGCTGACTTGGCCGCAGGTCGAGAAGCTTCGCAAGAAGCGCGTCCCGGATCCATCAAAAGAATGGGAACGTTGGAATCTCGAAACGGTGCCGGCGCTCCTCCGGAAAGACGGCGACGCCTGGAAGGGACAATGGCGCGGACAGCGCCTGGAACGGGCGCTTCAAAAAGCACGCAAGCTCTGGGGGTAA
- a CDS encoding VOC family protein encodes MKLVPYVFFYGRCEEALEFYKTVLGGDYELSKNDEGPMADQVTPDFKGKAMHATFTSGDLTFMASDGMGGKTIDPEAGNITLCIEADGRTDGERIFESLSAGGKVKMPFADAFWGGRFGAFDDRFGIEWYVTSP; translated from the coding sequence ATGAAGCTGGTGCCGTACGTTTTCTTCTACGGACGCTGCGAAGAAGCGCTCGAGTTCTACAAGACCGTGCTCGGCGGCGACTACGAGCTCTCCAAGAACGACGAAGGGCCGATGGCCGATCAAGTTACGCCTGATTTCAAAGGTAAGGCGATGCACGCGACGTTTACCTCGGGCGATCTGACATTCATGGCCTCCGACGGGATGGGCGGCAAAACCATCGATCCGGAAGCCGGTAACATAACGCTGTGCATCGAGGCCGACGGTCGCACCGACGGCGAGCGTATCTTCGAATCACTTTCGGCCGGAGGCAAGGTTAAAATGCCGTTCGCAGACGCGTTTTGGGGCGGCCGTTTCGGCGCGTTCGACGACCGTTTCGGGATCGAGTGGTATGTAACGTCGCCCTAG
- a CDS encoding RNA polymerase sigma factor, with amino-acid sequence MTAALSSFEPVTSVDEVGELLAHALADDVDLAFEQVVRTYQDRIVSVAARALGDRQRAEELAQDVFVRAYRALRTYDRPRIRKLRLRSWLYAITLNLIRNAVRGKRLRTVGLERDDGSPRPIADPKPTPESQAEIREDWQYIGGAVAQLSPKLRDAFVLRYVEELSYDEIADALSQPVGTVKANAHRGLMSVRAFLEEQS; translated from the coding sequence ATGACGGCTGCGCTTTCGAGTTTCGAACCGGTAACCTCAGTCGACGAAGTCGGCGAGTTGCTTGCTCACGCGCTCGCCGACGACGTCGACCTGGCGTTCGAACAAGTCGTGCGCACGTATCAGGATCGCATCGTGAGCGTCGCGGCCCGTGCGCTCGGCGACCGTCAGCGCGCGGAAGAGCTCGCGCAAGACGTCTTCGTTCGCGCGTACCGCGCGCTGCGGACATACGATCGTCCGCGAATTCGCAAGCTACGTTTACGTTCGTGGTTATATGCGATCACACTCAATCTCATTCGTAACGCGGTTCGCGGTAAACGCTTGCGCACCGTCGGGCTCGAACGCGACGACGGCAGTCCACGGCCGATCGCCGATCCGAAGCCGACTCCGGAATCCCAAGCCGAGATTCGTGAGGATTGGCAATACATCGGAGGCGCGGTCGCGCAACTCTCGCCGAAGCTGCGTGACGCCTTCGTGTTGCGCTATGTGGAAGAACTTTCATACGACGAGATCGCGGATGCGCTCTCGCAACCCGTCGGAACGGTCAAGGCGAACGCGCATCGCGGGCTGATGAGCGTCCGCGCTTTCCTGGAGGAACAATCATGA
- a CDS encoding DUF255 domain-containing protein: MSHHFSPRANRASEIGWMEWGSEAFERAASANRPILLGISAVWCHWCHVMDETTYSDARVIDVIRQRYVPIRVDNDQRPDVNARYNMGGWPTTVFLSPSGDILTGGTYIPPDDFVGVLEQVADMWANDREDLERRMQAAKHTHAHPPTKIAPDAPSTIASAIVEGYDEEFAGFGTAPKFPQSDALRYLLLLYRRDRAAGKADERLYDILARTALAMARGGMYDHVEGGFFRYSTTRDWSIPHFEKMSEDHAGLLRFYADLYRVSANPQFAQTLRSALRWLRGTLRNPGNALFGGSQDADEEYFSLALESREKRQAPYVDRTVYTNWNAGLASALVAASIALDDDTLLDDARATVDALCGEMLAPDGLAMHFRAAGGTPQIGGLLTDQVALLDALLSVHAATGIADYLERARALADGTIARLRRDDGGFVDSDDPSALGNVRIAHAPLDENAKLADALLRLGAMFHDERYTQVARAILESFGGKWQRAGSFAATYGAAVLRLLEEPLTITIAGAPDRAESLRDAALRLPDPLAVVHTTPSDDSPLATICSGTRCAAPATDATTLQESWDALRQLPVR; this comes from the coding sequence ATGAGTCACCATTTCAGCCCGCGCGCGAATCGCGCTTCCGAGATCGGTTGGATGGAGTGGGGCAGCGAAGCTTTCGAGCGCGCGGCATCGGCGAACCGCCCGATCCTGCTCGGCATCTCGGCGGTATGGTGCCACTGGTGCCACGTCATGGATGAGACGACGTATTCCGACGCGCGTGTGATCGACGTGATTCGCCAGCGCTACGTTCCGATTCGCGTCGACAACGATCAGCGTCCCGATGTCAATGCGCGTTACAACATGGGCGGTTGGCCGACGACGGTATTTCTGTCGCCGAGCGGTGACATTCTTACCGGCGGGACCTACATTCCGCCCGACGACTTCGTCGGGGTTCTCGAACAGGTCGCGGACATGTGGGCAAACGACCGCGAGGATCTCGAGCGGCGGATGCAAGCGGCGAAGCACACGCACGCGCACCCGCCTACGAAAATCGCACCGGATGCTCCGTCCACGATCGCGAGCGCGATCGTCGAAGGCTACGACGAGGAGTTCGCCGGTTTCGGAACGGCGCCGAAATTTCCGCAAAGCGACGCGCTGCGTTATTTGTTGCTACTCTATCGCCGCGACCGCGCCGCGGGCAAAGCTGATGAGCGTCTGTACGACATCCTCGCGCGCACCGCGCTCGCAATGGCGCGCGGCGGAATGTACGACCACGTCGAAGGCGGTTTCTTCCGCTACTCGACGACACGCGATTGGTCGATCCCCCATTTCGAAAAGATGTCCGAGGATCACGCGGGCTTGCTGCGCTTCTATGCCGATCTGTATCGCGTCTCGGCGAATCCGCAATTTGCGCAAACACTGCGTTCTGCATTGCGCTGGCTACGCGGCACGCTACGCAATCCTGGGAATGCGCTCTTCGGCGGAAGCCAAGATGCCGACGAAGAGTATTTTTCGCTCGCGCTTGAGTCGCGTGAGAAGCGCCAGGCTCCTTACGTCGACCGCACCGTGTACACGAATTGGAATGCGGGCCTTGCGAGCGCTCTGGTCGCAGCCTCGATCGCGCTCGACGACGACACGCTGCTCGACGACGCGCGCGCAACCGTCGATGCGTTGTGCGGTGAAATGCTCGCCCCCGATGGGCTCGCGATGCACTTCCGCGCGGCCGGTGGCACGCCGCAGATCGGCGGTCTGCTGACCGATCAGGTGGCGTTGCTGGATGCGCTCTTGTCCGTCCATGCAGCAACCGGCATCGCGGACTATCTCGAACGCGCGCGTGCGCTCGCCGATGGCACGATCGCGCGCCTGCGGCGCGATGACGGAGGGTTCGTCGACAGCGACGATCCCTCCGCGCTCGGGAACGTTCGCATTGCGCACGCACCACTCGATGAGAACGCAAAGCTTGCAGATGCCTTGCTTCGTCTCGGCGCGATGTTTCACGACGAACGCTACACGCAAGTCGCGCGTGCAATCTTGGAGTCGTTTGGCGGAAAATGGCAACGCGCGGGATCTTTCGCAGCAACCTACGGCGCGGCCGTCCTTCGGCTTCTCGAGGAGCCGCTCACGATTACGATCGCGGGAGCGCCCGACCGCGCCGAGTCGTTGCGCGATGCGGCGCTGCGTCTTCCCGATCCGCTGGCCGTGGTGCACACCACGCCGTCCGACGATTCACCGCTCGCCACGATCTGTTCGGGCACGCGCTGCGCGGCGCCGGCTACGGATGCCACGACGCTCCAAGAATCGTGGGATGCTCTGCGTCAGTTACCGGTGCGGTAA
- a CDS encoding histidine phosphatase family protein: MIVLVARHGETTWNKEGRYQGRQQSPLSELGIRQASALADAMATFEPRIERIVSSPLIRCSQTAQLSADRLGLEVEIDDRLIEIGHGDWEKRLRDEIMSSEPQNWYLWKNEPSKITFSSGDSMQKVAERWQSFASTVPVVPTLVVTHDAVVRSAIVLAQGLTIDDMWKIPMENAAYAKFDATAEGWKLLEPCVNAHLQGLRADIARQAL; this comes from the coding sequence GTGATCGTCCTGGTTGCGCGCCACGGCGAGACGACATGGAATAAGGAAGGCCGCTATCAAGGGCGGCAACAGTCGCCGCTTTCAGAACTCGGAATTCGCCAAGCCAGCGCTCTTGCCGACGCGATGGCGACGTTCGAGCCGCGCATCGAACGTATCGTTTCGAGCCCGCTCATTCGCTGCTCGCAAACCGCGCAGCTCAGCGCCGATCGCCTCGGCTTAGAAGTGGAGATCGACGACCGGCTGATCGAGATCGGTCACGGCGATTGGGAGAAGCGTCTGCGCGACGAGATCATGAGCAGCGAGCCGCAGAATTGGTATCTTTGGAAGAACGAGCCGAGCAAGATCACGTTCTCATCGGGCGACTCGATGCAGAAAGTCGCCGAACGTTGGCAATCGTTCGCATCGACTGTGCCGGTGGTCCCGACGCTCGTCGTCACGCACGATGCCGTCGTCCGCTCCGCAATAGTTCTCGCGCAGGGCCTCACGATCGACGACATGTGGAAGATCCCGATGGAAAACGCAGCGTACGCGAAGTTCGATGCAACTGCTGAAGGCTGGAAGCTTCTCGAGCCGTGCGTCAACGCGCATTTGCAAGGCCTCCGCGCCGACATCGCGCGTCAGGCTTTATAG
- the serA gene encoding phosphoglycerate dehydrogenase — protein MQLLRLMQNARRVVVAEPFAESGLAVLRAAGIEVDSLVGKPRNALIEAVGNADGLIVRSETKVDRELLAAGQRLLAVARAGVGVDAIDVDAATQAGIVVLNTPSANTLAATEQTLGLMLSLARHTPDAVAALRAGRWDRKPFVGTELYGKTLGIIGLGRIGGNVAQRARAFGMRLLGHDPYITQARADAFDVSLVSLEELLRHADIVTLHVPLSDRTRGIIAARELALVQPHAYVINCARGGVIDERALLDALDNEQLAGAALDVFENEPPPAGGTAQKLQQHPKVVATPHLGGSTVEALERIAVELAHDLARVLVGSPAAGAVNAPSFDGPESEWIHPFLEAAYRIGRFYPQYAQPSSLPSFALIAEGELANFDTGPFVTSFLSGLLQGTTDRRVTIVNADAIANELGVRVEARTGPRRGAYASTLRFIGGSTTIAGTVVGASPRIVDLDGFEIDATPVGAMVLTKHRDVPGMIGKVGTILGNADVNISAMQVSRTMDAGGSAIMVLGVDRCAPDDAIVQLRAIPGISAVHAIEI, from the coding sequence GTGCAACTACTCCGCCTCATGCAGAACGCGCGCCGAGTCGTCGTCGCAGAGCCGTTCGCTGAGAGTGGGCTTGCCGTCTTACGCGCCGCGGGGATCGAGGTCGACTCTCTCGTCGGCAAGCCACGTAACGCACTGATCGAAGCGGTCGGCAACGCCGACGGTCTGATCGTGCGCTCCGAGACGAAGGTCGACCGCGAATTGCTGGCGGCCGGTCAACGGCTGCTCGCGGTCGCGCGTGCGGGCGTCGGCGTCGACGCGATCGACGTCGATGCGGCAACGCAAGCCGGCATCGTCGTCCTCAACACGCCGAGTGCGAATACGCTTGCCGCGACCGAACAGACGCTCGGGCTGATGCTCTCGCTCGCGCGGCACACACCGGATGCCGTTGCAGCGCTGCGTGCCGGCCGCTGGGATCGCAAACCATTCGTCGGCACCGAGCTTTACGGCAAGACGCTTGGGATCATCGGACTTGGACGCATCGGCGGCAACGTGGCACAACGCGCCCGCGCATTCGGGATGCGCCTGCTCGGACACGATCCGTATATCACGCAAGCACGGGCGGATGCATTCGACGTCTCCCTCGTTTCACTCGAAGAACTTTTGCGTCACGCCGACATCGTGACGTTGCACGTCCCACTCAGCGATCGGACTCGCGGCATCATTGCTGCGCGCGAGCTTGCGCTTGTGCAACCGCATGCGTACGTTATCAACTGCGCGCGCGGCGGCGTCATCGACGAGCGCGCGTTGCTCGACGCGCTCGATAACGAACAGCTCGCGGGCGCTGCGCTCGATGTCTTCGAAAACGAACCGCCGCCGGCGGGCGGAACCGCACAGAAATTGCAGCAACATCCGAAGGTCGTCGCAACGCCGCACCTCGGCGGTTCGACGGTTGAAGCTCTCGAACGCATCGCCGTCGAGCTGGCGCACGATCTTGCGCGCGTTCTCGTCGGCAGTCCGGCAGCGGGCGCCGTCAACGCGCCGAGCTTCGACGGCCCGGAGAGCGAATGGATTCATCCGTTCCTAGAAGCAGCGTACCGCATCGGCCGCTTTTATCCACAATACGCGCAGCCGTCGTCGTTGCCGTCGTTTGCATTGATCGCGGAAGGCGAGCTGGCGAATTTTGATACGGGACCGTTTGTCACGTCGTTCCTTTCGGGACTCTTACAAGGCACAACCGATCGCCGCGTTACGATCGTGAATGCGGATGCGATTGCGAATGAACTCGGCGTGCGCGTCGAAGCGCGCACTGGCCCGCGCCGCGGCGCGTACGCGTCAACGCTGCGCTTCATCGGCGGCTCGACGACGATCGCAGGAACCGTCGTGGGAGCATCGCCCCGCATCGTCGACCTCGACGGCTTCGAGATCGATGCCACGCCGGTTGGCGCGATGGTGCTCACCAAACATCGCGACGTCCCGGGCATGATTGGAAAAGTCGGCACGATCCTCGGGAATGCAGACGTCAACATCTCCGCGATGCAAGTCTCGCGCACGATGGATGCCGGCGGGTCTGCGATCATGGTTCTCGGCGTCGACCGATGTGCGCCTGATGACGCAATTGTCCAGCTGCGCGCCATCCCCGGTATCAGCGCCGTACACGCGATCGAGATCTAA
- a CDS encoding Ku protein has protein sequence MAHAIWSGAINFGLVTIPVKLFTAVRSRSSDISFNFIHKKDDSRIRYRTFCEREDKEVPRSEIVRGYEYEKGEWVTFSDDELKRLDAENTQSVDIVQFCDLDEINPMFFDTPYYLEPEKKGSHAYALLRDALRDANKVGIAKVVLRNREHLAAVKPNGDALVLELMHFNEELVDQSDFAFPPLKAEVPATEMKVAKLLIDTMTSEFKPEVFEDTYREKLLALVEARAKGKAIPASRAKAPEATNVVNLMDVLQRSIEESKKGRGASIARKKNGAKKTRKRSAA, from the coding sequence GTGGCACACGCAATTTGGTCGGGCGCTATAAATTTCGGGCTCGTCACGATCCCGGTGAAGCTCTTCACCGCCGTGCGCTCGCGCTCGAGCGATATTAGCTTCAACTTCATCCACAAGAAAGATGATTCGCGCATTCGCTATCGCACGTTTTGCGAACGCGAAGACAAAGAAGTCCCCCGCAGCGAGATTGTGCGCGGCTACGAGTACGAAAAGGGCGAGTGGGTGACGTTCAGTGATGACGAGCTCAAGCGTCTGGACGCCGAGAACACGCAATCCGTCGACATCGTGCAATTCTGCGATCTCGACGAGATTAACCCAATGTTCTTCGACACGCCGTACTATCTCGAACCGGAGAAGAAAGGAAGCCACGCCTACGCGCTCTTGCGCGATGCGCTGCGCGACGCGAACAAAGTCGGCATCGCGAAAGTCGTGCTGCGCAATCGCGAGCATCTGGCGGCCGTCAAGCCGAACGGCGATGCCCTCGTCCTCGAGCTGATGCACTTCAACGAGGAGCTCGTCGACCAATCGGACTTCGCATTTCCTCCCCTCAAAGCCGAGGTTCCGGCGACTGAGATGAAGGTCGCGAAACTGCTGATCGACACGATGACCTCGGAATTCAAGCCGGAAGTCTTCGAGGACACGTATCGTGAGAAATTGTTGGCGCTCGTCGAAGCGCGCGCCAAGGGCAAGGCGATTCCCGCGTCGCGCGCCAAAGCCCCCGAAGCAACGAACGTCGTCAACCTCATGGACGTACTGCAGCGCAGCATCGAGGAATCGAAAAAGGGCCGCGGTGCCTCGATTGCACGCAAGAAGAACGGCGCCAAGAAAACGCGCAAGCGTTCGGCAGCGTAG
- the ligD gene encoding non-homologous end-joining DNA ligase yields the protein MPKSTQLKEYNRKRDFTATPEPAGKVRKGHGKLVFVIQKHDATRLHYDFRLEANGVLASWAVPKGPSREIGEKRLAMHVEDHPFEYRKFEGIIPEGHYGAGPVIIWDEGTYELAEGEDPAKEIKKGKIKFILHGHKLKGEFTLVKIRARAGESGEPWLLIKDKDRYVDPKWSVDDQPKSVISHKTIEQIAHSPSVKKWISPPKKGKSQRPLKPVKLPIISGIQLATAVDEPFDNDEWLFEIKWDGFRALATIEADGTVKLTSRNAKDLLSKFPELEDIGHAFRSLPIIVDGEIVALDDKGRASFQRLQNRIESIRGPRRPAGGGEIAYAAFDVLFADGRDLRALPLEERKKILEGLIVDGHRVIYSKHVIGEGEKLFALAEKRGLEGIMAKRRDSEYESGRRTRTWLKIKTQKRQEFVIGGYTEPRGSRSGFGALIVGYYAKGKLIYAGHVGTGFDAKMLASLHKRLVKLERKTCPFATAPPKSAAPAHWVSPELLCEVRFTEWTDEGSLRHPAFMGLREDKDAKAVVREPEIPRGEVA from the coding sequence ATGCCCAAGAGCACCCAGCTCAAGGAGTACAACCGCAAGCGCGATTTCACGGCGACGCCGGAGCCGGCCGGCAAGGTTCGCAAGGGCCACGGCAAGCTGGTGTTCGTCATACAGAAACACGACGCGACGCGTTTGCACTACGATTTCCGTCTCGAAGCGAATGGCGTGCTCGCATCCTGGGCGGTTCCCAAGGGCCCCTCGCGCGAGATCGGCGAGAAGCGTCTCGCGATGCACGTTGAGGATCATCCCTTTGAATATCGCAAGTTCGAAGGCATCATCCCGGAGGGACATTACGGCGCCGGTCCCGTCATTATTTGGGACGAGGGGACGTACGAGCTTGCGGAAGGCGAAGATCCCGCAAAAGAAATCAAAAAAGGCAAGATCAAATTCATCCTGCACGGACACAAACTCAAAGGCGAATTCACGCTCGTAAAAATACGTGCGCGCGCTGGTGAAAGCGGCGAGCCGTGGCTGCTGATCAAGGATAAAGATCGTTACGTCGATCCAAAATGGAGTGTCGACGACCAGCCGAAAAGCGTCATCAGCCACAAAACGATCGAGCAAATTGCTCACAGCCCCTCTGTGAAGAAGTGGATAAGTCCACCTAAAAAAGGCAAGTCACAACGTCCTCTTAAGCCAGTTAAACTTCCCATAATATCCGGAATCCAGCTGGCGACCGCGGTCGACGAGCCATTTGACAACGACGAATGGCTCTTCGAGATCAAGTGGGACGGATTTCGCGCCTTGGCGACGATCGAAGCGGACGGCACCGTCAAACTGACGTCGCGAAACGCCAAGGATCTCTTGAGTAAGTTCCCCGAGCTTGAGGATATTGGACACGCATTTCGCTCGCTGCCGATCATCGTCGACGGTGAAATCGTAGCGCTCGATGACAAAGGCCGCGCGTCATTTCAGCGACTGCAAAATCGCATCGAAAGCATTCGTGGACCGCGCCGGCCGGCGGGCGGGGGCGAGATCGCATACGCGGCCTTCGACGTGCTCTTTGCCGACGGACGCGACCTCCGCGCGCTTCCGCTCGAAGAGCGCAAGAAGATTCTCGAAGGTTTGATCGTCGACGGACACCGCGTAATCTATTCGAAGCACGTGATCGGCGAAGGCGAGAAGCTCTTTGCGCTTGCAGAGAAGCGCGGGCTCGAAGGCATCATGGCCAAGCGCCGCGACTCGGAATACGAATCGGGGCGCCGCACGCGCACGTGGCTGAAGATCAAGACGCAAAAGCGTCAGGAGTTCGTGATCGGCGGATATACCGAACCGCGCGGCAGCCGTTCAGGATTCGGTGCCTTGATCGTGGGCTATTACGCAAAAGGGAAGCTGATCTACGCCGGACATGTCGGGACCGGATTCGATGCGAAGATGCTTGCGTCGCTGCACAAACGTTTGGTGAAGCTCGAACGAAAGACGTGTCCGTTTGCAACGGCGCCGCCGAAATCCGCGGCACCCGCGCACTGGGTTTCGCCGGAGCTCCTCTGCGAAGTTCGCTTTACGGAATGGACGGATGAAGGGAGTCTGCGTCATCCTGCATTCATGGGCTTGCGCGAAGACAAAGATGCAAAGGCCGTTGTGCGTGAGCCCGAGATTCCGCGCGGAGAGGTCGCATAG